A single window of Candidatus Methylomirabilota bacterium DNA harbors:
- a CDS encoding heme-copper oxidase subunit III: MSQVATAHPSVEPAESPLTPESWGKLGMWVFLAGDAMSFGALLAGYGVLRYSSVDWPVPASVLGINLTAFMTFLLIVSSVTMVYSLASIQHGDQLWFKIFLALTVLSGVIFLSLQAYEWTHLIHEGLGFTANKWGASLFGTTFFVITGFHGAHVTGGVIYLSCYLIQGLRGRLPRDAANHIEIAALYWHFVDLVWILVFTFVYLL; encoded by the coding sequence TTGAGTCAAGTTGCTACTGCACATCCCTCTGTTGAACCTGCAGAGTCACCCCTGACTCCAGAGAGTTGGGGCAAACTCGGGATGTGGGTCTTCCTGGCCGGGGACGCCATGTCCTTTGGGGCCCTGCTGGCCGGATACGGTGTCCTTCGGTACAGCAGCGTCGACTGGCCTGTCCCCGCAAGCGTCCTCGGGATCAATCTCACGGCCTTTATGACTTTCCTGCTGATCGTCAGTAGTGTCACCATGGTGTATTCGCTGGCGTCGATCCAACACGGTGATCAGTTATGGTTCAAGATCTTCCTCGCCTTGACCGTCTTGAGTGGGGTCATATTTCTGAGCTTGCAGGCCTATGAATGGACGCACCTGATACACGAAGGGCTGGGCTTCACCGCCAATAAGTGGGGGGCCTCCCTGTTCGGGACGACGTTCTTCGTCATTACGGGGTTTCATGGGGCGCATGTGACCGGAGGCGTCATTTATCTCTCCTGCTATCTGATCCAGGGGCTCCGGGGGCGTTTGCCGCGGGATGCTGCGAACCATATCGAGATTGCTGCCCTGTACTGGCACTTCGTGGATCTGGTGTGGATCCTGGTCTTTACCTTTGTCTACCTGCTGTAA
- a CDS encoding cytochrome C oxidase subunit IV family protein, translated as MIWLAVLTVAEIAVIYAPMAKMVIAILLVGLALTKALLVAMYFMHLRFEPRTLGLIALTPLILCVFLLLMLVPDHTAVPHKTTVTETAEHSTAPE; from the coding sequence ATGATCTGGCTGGCGGTGCTGACGGTTGCCGAGATCGCGGTCATCTATGCGCCGATGGCGAAGATGGTGATCGCCATTCTCCTTGTTGGTTTGGCGCTGACCAAGGCGTTGCTGGTGGCGATGTACTTCATGCACCTGAGATTCGAACCGCGAACGCTGGGCCTTATCGCCCTGACTCCATTGATTCTATGCGTCTTTTTGCTGTTGATGCTCGTTCCCGACCACACCGCAGTCCCTCACAAGACGACGGTAACGGAAACCGCTGAGCACTCCACAGCCCCTGAGTGA